GTGCGCCCTGAAATGCCCCAGAGACGTAAAACAGATCGAAGACATGAAAGCCCTGCGCAGGATGGCTTCGGGATATGGCGTTTTCCCAACGGCGGTCAAGCCGGTCCGCGGCGTGAGCGCTGGCCTCACCGCGGAAGGCAACCCCTTCGGTGAAAGCCGTAAGAACAGGGCGGACTGGGCAAAAGGCCTCTCTGTAAAAACATTCGAAGAAGGAATGGAATATCTATATTTTCCCGGCTGTTACCTCTGCTATGACCCGAGATTAAAAAAGGTAGCGCAAGCCACAGCCAGCGTTCTCAACAAAGCGGGAGTAGATTTCGGAATCCTGGGCGAACAGGAGAACTGCTGTGGAGAAAGCATCCGTAAAACCGGCAATGAGGAATTGTTTAAAAAATTAGCGAAGGAAAACATCAAAACCTTTATCGATAACGGGGTAAAGAAAATCCTGGTCAACTCCCCTCATTGCTACCACACCTTCAAGAACGAGTATGCTGAGTTCGGCGTGAACTTTGAAGTGATTCATATTTCCCAGTTCTTATTCCAGTTGGTCAACGAGGGAAAACTGCAGATCAGCAAGGAATTTGGGAAGAAGATCACCTATCATGACCCGTGTTACCTCGGCCGGCATAACGGCGTATATGACGAGCCGCGAGAAGTCTTAAAGAAGATCCCCGGCGTAGATTATACTGAGATGGTCGAGGTAAGGGAAGAAAGCCTTTGCTGCGGCATGGGCGGAGGCAGGATTTGGATGGAAACCCACGCTGCCGACCGGTTTGCCAACCTCAGATTAAACGAAGCCATCGGGGTTGGGGCTGAGGTGCTCGTTACCGCCTGCCCGTATTGCATCACTATGTTTGAGGATAGCAGGGCAGTCCTGAATTATGACGACGTCATTCAGATTAAAGACATCACGGAGATCCTCCAGGAGGTGATTTAGATTACCGGGAAGCTAAGCATGCAGGAAGCGATTGGCGTGCCAAATCTAAAAGACGTTACGGCGGAAGTAGTCTGCAATCGCTTTTCGGACGGGGAATGGGTCAGGACCTCAGTTCACGTGCCTAGCGAGATTGAGTTCACTATATATGTGAATGAAAAAGCACTGGTCACCATCCTGTGCACGGCGGCCAAGCTAAATTACCTCACCATCGGATATCTTTACGCGGAAGGAATCATCTCGAGCATCGACGACGTGGCGAGCATGCGGGTGAGTGAGGAGGAGGCGCTGGCCGATGTGCGGCTGAACAATCCTGAGTACGAGTTGCCAACGTTGCGGAAGCTTGGATGCAGCGGCAGTTCGGTGTTCAAAACTCAGGGACAGAGGGTTGATTCGGATCTTGTCGCCGCACCCACGGATATCCTGTCACTGATGAAGCGGCTGCAAGAGCAGATGGAGCTGTATCCGCTTAGCGGCGGCGTGCATACTTCAGCTTTATCCGATACCAAGAACCTGCTGGTAGTGGCCGAGGATATAGGACGGCATAACACCTTGAACAAGATCCAGGGCGAATGCTTATTGAAAGGAATATCAACCAGAGACCGGCTGATGCTGATCACCGGCCGCATATCGTCCGAGATGCTGCTCAAGGCGGCGAAAATGCAGGCTCCGATTGTTGTTTCACGGCACGCGCCGACGAAGAACGCCATTTTGCTTGCCACTGACATGGGCATAGCCCTGGTCGGCCAAGCCCGTGGCGACCGTCTGGCGGTGTTTACCCACCCGGAGCGGCTTGGCTGTTCAACAAATTAAGTATGGTTAACCCGGATAGCGCGGGAAAACCTGATGAGGTGATAGAAAATTGGAAGAAGAACTGTTGCTAAAAGAAAAAATTAAGCAACTTTGTAACAATCCTGGCGACAAAAATATTGGAGACGTAATGGTTGTTGGTGGAGGAATCAGCGGTATTCAAGCCTCCCTTGACCTTGCTACTGCCGGCTTTAAGGTTTACCTGGTCGAAAAAAAGCCGAGCATTGGCGGTCATATGGCGCAGCTTGACAAAACCTTTCCCACCAATGACTGCTCCATGTGAATACTCGCGCCAAAGCTGGTCGAGGTCGGCCGGCATCCAAATATTGAGGTCCTCACCTATACTGAAGTTGACAGCGTGGTAGGGGAAGCAGGAAACTTTAAGGTACAGGTAACGAAAAAACCCAAGTATATCGACGAGGACAAGTGCACGGGCTGCACTACATGCGTGGAGTACTGCCCGGCAAAATATCCTGATGAATTCAACCAGGAAATATCGATGAACAAAGCGGTCCATATCTTCTTCCCGCAGGCGATTCCTCTTGTCGCGTATATCGACGAGACCTGTCTGTACCTTAAAGAGAATAAGTGCAAAATTTGCGAAGCGGTATGTGACAATAACGCCATAGATTTGAAACAAGAGCCGGAGACGAAAATACTAAACGTAGGGGCGGTAATACTGGCCGCCGGTTTTGAGCCGTATGACCCCAAAGTCAAGGCTGAATATCACTACGGAGAGTTTCAGAACGTGATCACCAGTATGGACTTTGAACGGCTGTTAAGCTCCACCGGCCCATACTCAGGTGAGATCCTGCGCACTTCAGACAAGAAGCATCCCCATAAGTTGGCCTGGATTCAGTGCGTGGGTTCCAGACAGGTTACTGAAGGCGGCAACAGCTATTGTTCGGCTGTATGTTGCACCTACGCCCAGAAGCATGTGATTTTGACCAAGGATCACGACGCGGATGCGGAGTGTGTGATCTTCCATAACGATATTCGTTCCTATGGGAAGGATTTTGAGCGGTTCTACGACAGGACAAACAATCTTCCCGGGGTGCGGTTCATCAGAAGCTACACGTCAATAGTGAGAGAGGACCCGGTAACCAAGAATGTCACCGTACGGTATTCCACACCCGACGACGGTGTGAAAGAAGAAGAATTCGATATGGTGGTACTGTCCATCGGCTTGAATCCTCCTGTCGGCGCGAAGGAAATGGCTAAGAAATTCGGCGTTGAACTTACCGCTCACGATTACTGCAAGCTCAATCCCGTCAATCCAATGCAGACCAACAGGCCCGGGATCTTTGTAAGCGGAGGCTTCCAGGGTCCGATAGATATTCCCGAGTCGGTTTTCAGCGCCAGCGGGGCCGGCTCCCAGATTGGTGAACTGCTTAACTACAGGAGGGGCAATCTTTCTATAGAAAGGGTATACCCGGAGGAAAGGGATGTTTCCGCAGAGGAGCCGAGGGTCGGAGTTTTTGTGTGCCACTGCGGGGCTAATATCAGCAGGGTGGTAAATGTTCCTGATACGGTTGAATACTGCAAAACCTTGCCCTATGTCGTCCACGCTCAGGAACAGATATTTTCATGCGCTACCAACTCCGCCAAAGAAATAACGGACGTGACCAAAGAAAAAGGACTCAACCGGGTGGTTGTCGCCGCCTGCTCCCTCAGGACTCTTGAGCCGCTGTTCCGTGATACCGTC
This DNA window, taken from Pelotomaculum isophthalicicum JI, encodes the following:
- a CDS encoding (Fe-S)-binding protein, giving the protein CALKCPRDVKQIEDMKALRRMASGYGVFPTAVKPVRGVSAGLTAEGNPFGESRKNRADWAKGLSVKTFEEGMEYLYFPGCYLCYDPRLKKVAQATASVLNKAGVDFGILGEQENCCGESIRKTGNEELFKKLAKENIKTFIDNGVKKILVNSPHCYHTFKNEYAEFGVNFEVIHISQFLFQLVNEGKLQISKEFGKKITYHDPCYLGRHNGVYDEPREVLKKIPGVDYTEMVEVREESLCCGMGGGRIWMETHAADRFANLRLNEAIGVGAEVLVTACPYCITMFEDSRAVLNYDDVIQIKDITEILQEVI
- the fdhD gene encoding formate dehydrogenase accessory sulfurtransferase FdhD → MQEAIGVPNLKDVTAEVVCNRFSDGEWVRTSVHVPSEIEFTIYVNEKALVTILCTAAKLNYLTIGYLYAEGIISSIDDVASMRVSEEEALADVRLNNPEYELPTLRKLGCSGSSVFKTQGQRVDSDLVAAPTDILSLMKRLQEQMELYPLSGGVHTSALSDTKNLLVVAEDIGRHNTLNKIQGECLLKGISTRDRLMLITGRISSEMLLKAAKMQAPIVVSRHAPTKNAILLATDMGIALVGQARGDRLAVFTHPERLGCSTN
- a CDS encoding FAD-dependent oxidoreductase — encoded protein: MLKEKIKQLCNNPGDKNIGDVMVVGGGISGIQASLDLATAGFKVYLVEKKPSIGGHMAQLDKTFPTNDCSMUILAPKLVEVGRHPNIEVLTYTEVDSVVGEAGNFKVQVTKKPKYIDEDKCTGCTTCVEYCPAKYPDEFNQEISMNKAVHIFFPQAIPLVAYIDETCLYLKENKCKICEAVCDNNAIDLKQEPETKILNVGAVILAAGFEPYDPKVKAEYHYGEFQNVITSMDFERLLSSTGPYSGEILRTSDKKHPHKLAWIQCVGSRQVTEGGNSYCSAVCCTYAQKHVILTKDHDADAECVIFHNDIRSYGKDFERFYDRTNNLPGVRFIRSYTSIVREDPVTKNVTVRYSTPDDGVKEEEFDMVVLSIGLNPPVGAKEMAKKFGVELTAHDYCKLNPVNPMQTNRPGIFVSGGFQGPIDIPESVFSASGAGSQIGELLNYRRGNLSIERVYPEERDVSAEEPRVGVFVCHCGANISRVVNVPDTVEYCKTLPYVVHAQEQIFSCATNSAKEITDVTKEKGLNRVVVAACSLRTLEPLFRDTVREAGINQYYYEMPNIREHNSWVHSKEKEIATQKAWDLIRMGVARACKLEALQEFELPVNKTALVVGGGVAGMTCALSIANQGHEVYLLEKESVLGGITRRIHSTLEGLDVQAYLDDLVRKVYQHPMVHVYTDAEITDATGYVGNFVTTVKSKRGVTEIKHGAAVIAIGAEVSTPTEYLYGEDDRVMTHLELEERINEGDEKVVNAESLVMIQCVGCRNEDRNYCSRVCCSESVKNALKLKEINPEMDIYILFRDVRTYGLKEDYYREAASKNIRFIRYEQDDKPEVEPGESDEGKPVLKVTVTDFVLGNKIELDADVLALAAAIVPSEETNKIASQFKVVLSPDGFFKEAHVKLRPVEFNTDGVYLCGLAHYPKFLQETINQAYGAAGRVLTLLSHDIVIASGSVCQVDEKKCMGCGACASVCTYGSLAVQETRQGKKVTVNPVLCKGCGLCNSKCPTGAIQLKHFTDDQITVQIDAMFAE